The following nucleotide sequence is from Gymnodinialimonas phycosphaerae.
TGTCGATTGCGGGACGCTGTCCCACGGCCCGATTGCGGCGGCAAAAGGGGCAGATGTGATGGTGCTGGACCACCACCTTGCCACCGCCGAGTTGCCCGACTGCGTGGCCGTGGTGAACCCCAACCGCGTCGATGAAGATGGCGCGTCCGGGCACCTCTGTGCCGCCGGCGTGGTGTTCATGGTGCTGGTCGACGCCAACCGCCGCATGCGCGAGGCGGGCGAGAAAGGCCCTGATTTGATGGACTTGCTGGATCTGGTCGCCTTGGCGACCGTGGCCGATGTGGCGCCGTTGATCGGCGTGAACCGGGCGCTGGTGGTGCAAGGCCTGAAGGTCATGGCGCGGCGGCAACGCCCGGGCCTTGTGGCCTTGTCGGACGTTGGGCGGCTCGACCGTGCGCCGACGTCCTATCATCTGGGGTTTGTCCTTGGCCCCCGCGTCAACGCGGGCGGTCGCATTGGCGCGGCGGACCTGGGCGCGCGTTGTCTCTCGACCGACAACATGTCCGAGGCCGAGGCGCTGGCCGCGAAACTGGACACCCTGAACACCGACCGCCGAGAGATCGAGCAGCGCGTGCGCGAGGCTGCGCTGGCACAGGCCGAGGCCCGTGGGCTGGAGGCCCCGTTGGTCTGGGCTGCCGAGGACGGGTGGCACCCGGGCGTCGTCGGTATCGTCGCATCGCGCCTGAAGGACCAGACGCGGCGGCCCGCGATTGTTATCGGCTTTGACGGTGACGACGGCAAAGGCTCGGGCCGATCCGTGGCGGGCGTGGACCTCGGTGCCTCGATCCAGAAACTCGCCGCCGAGGGGCTGATCCAGAAGGGCGGCGGCCACAAGATGGCGGCGGGCCTGTCGCTTAGCCGTATGCAACTGGAACCTGCCATGGCGCGCCTGACCGAGTTGTTGGCCAAGCAGGGCGCGGGCACGGGCGGGCCCGCCGATCTGCGCCTCGACGGAACCCTGATGCCCGCCGCCGCAACGCCCGAGCTGATCGAAAAGATCGAAGCAGCAGGCCCTTACGGTGCGGGCGCACCTGCCCCGCGTTTCGCCCTGCCTGCCCTGCGCATCCGCCATACGCGCCCTGTCGGAGAGACCCACTTGAAGCTGACCCTGAGTGATGGAGGCCCTGTCACGCTTGACGCAATCTGCTTTGACGCCGTGCGCTCGGGCCTCGATGCGCTTCAGGCCCACAATGGCCGCAGCGTCCATGTGGCAGGCCGTGTAGAGCTCAACCACTGGCAGGGTCGCGCCCGCGTTCAGCTGCGCCTCGAAGACGCGGCCTGGGCTGATTGAACAATCAGTGAAAGAATCCCCTTGAACCCCCCGCCCGCATTTTCTAAAGACGCGCTACCGCCAACTGCGGCCCGTTCGTCTATCGGTTAGGACGCCAGGTTTTCAACCTGGAAAGAGGGGTTCGATTCCCCTACGGGCTGCCAGGCGGCTGCGGCCCGATCAGTGCGCAGGGCGTCGCGCGCTGTAATGGCTGCTTCGGGCAGTGCCAACCGTTGTGCTGACAACGTGGTTTCCAATTGCTGCGACGTGACAGCCACGTCGCCCACCACTTCAGCCTGAAGGTGCCAACCTGCATCGCGCGGCAGACTGACCTCTGCAATTGACAGCGCGGGCGTTTGCCCGTGTTTCGTCAACTTGCCCAACGGGTATTCTACTGGGTCCAGACCCACCGTCAGGATCATGTCCGCCGCCGCAATCGCGTCGTCGACATGGTCGTGCGTCGGCAATCCGAATGCACCGAGGTTCTGAGGGTGATCTGCGGGAAGAATGCCCGCTGACATGAAACTGGTGGCCAGCGGCAGTCCGGTTTCTTCCAGGAACGCGCGCAAAGGGTCTGATGCACCTGCACGCAGCACCCCGGCCCCGCCCAACACGATCGGGCATTTGGCGGCGGCCAGTTGCTTGGCGACTTCGGCCATGGCCTCCGCGCTTGGGCCGGGTTGAGTGGCGAGCGTGGCGGGCACCGGCGTGCCGTCAGTTTCCTCGGCCGCCAGATCCTCCGGCAAACTCAGATGCACGGCACCGGGGCGCGGTTGGGTGGCCGTGTGCAAGGCTTCTGCCACGGCGCCCGGAATTTCCTGCGCTGTACGCAAGTTGCGCGACAACTTGGTGACCGGGGCGAACAGACGCTCAAGATCAATGATCTGGTGGCTGTCCTGCCCCTGCCCGATGCGCGACCGCGCGCCCTGTCCGGTGATCGCCAGAAGCGGCGCATGGTCCAACTGGGCATCGGCTACGCCAGTGACAAGATTGGTAGCCCCCGGCCCCAGCGTCGCAAGGCAGGCCGCCGGGCGACCCGTCAACCGACCGTGGACCGATGCCATGAACGCAGCCGCCTGTTCGTGGCGGCACAGCACGATGTCGATATCGGATGCCCCCAAGGCCTCCATCAGATCGGTAGTCTCTTCCCCGGGCAAGGCATAGACCGTATCGACGCCGCCTTCCTCTAGGCAGCGCACGAACAGCTCAGCCCCGGTCATATCGCACCCATTGCGCTGATCGCGTCGGCCGCCTTGCGGAAACCCGCGATATTCGCGCCCCGGCTGTAGTCGATGCGATTGCCGTCGCGCCCCTCGTCGGCGACGCGCTTGTGGATGTCGCACATGATCTGCTTCAGATCCGCGTCCACCTCTGCCACACGGTCGAACCGTCGGTGGCTGTTCTGGCTCATCTCAAGGCCCGAGACGGCGACGCCCCCGGCATTCGACGCCTTTCCCGGCGCGTGCAGCATCGCGGCTTGTTCGATCACTTCGCGCGCACCATCGGTCAGGGGCATGTTGGCCCCCTCTGCCACGATCTTGGTGCTGCCATCGACCAGCCGTTGAGCCATTTCCGCATCAAGCTCGTTCTGGGTGGCGCAGGGCAGTGCGATATCTACCTCATGTTCCCACGGCACGGCCCCGTCGACGAAGCGCGTCTGACCCGGCGGGCTTGCGATGTCTTCACCCGCCGCTTTGCGCGCGCGCACCCAATCGATCAGATCTTGCGTCATCCCGTCTTCTGCCAAAAGCGTGCCGGAGGTATCGGACAGCGTGACGACGCGCGCCCCGCGTGCCAATGCTTTCTCGGCGGCATGGGTGGCGACATTGCCCTTGCCGGAAATCGCGACGCGTGCGCCTTGCAGATCAGCGCTTTGTTCGGCCAGCATCGCTTCGACGAAATAAATCAAGCCATAACCCGTCGCCTCCACGCGCATGGCTGACCCGCCAAAGCTTTGGCCCTTGCCGGTCAGGGCACCGGCGAACTCGCGCGCATGGGCCTTGTAGGCCGCGAAAAGCCAGCCAATCTCGCGGGTGCCAACATTGATGTCCCCGGCCGGAATATCACGGTCGGGCCCGATGTAGGGAGCAAGCTCGCGCATGAAGGCCTGACAAAAACGCATGATTTCCGCCTCTGAGTGGCTCGAAGGGTCGAAATCCGACCCGCCCTCGCCGCCCCCCAGCGGCAGGCCCGTCAGCGCGTTCTTGAAGGTCTGCTCAAAGCCCAGAAACTTCAGCACCGATTGGTTGACGGAGGGGTGAAACCGCAGACCGCCCTTGTAGGGCCCAATGGCGTCGCAATATTGCACGCGCCAGCCGCGGTTCACTTGCACCTCGTTTTCGTCGTCCAGCCAGGTCACGCGGAAGCCGATGATACGATCAGGTTCGGCCAGCCGCTCCAGCACCTTGGCGCGGGCGTAGCCGGCATGGGCCTTTTCTATCGTGATCACGTCGCGTGCGACGTGGGCTACGGCCTGCTGAAATTCGGGTTGATCAGGCGCCAGTTCCACCACCCGGTCCATGAATCCTTCAAGAAGCGCTTCGCGTCCCATGAATTTTCCTTTTTTTTCACAAGAAAAGGGCGGTTTGCTCCACGAGGTCAGGAGCAAGCCGCCCTTTTTCGACACCGGTGCGGTGTCAGGATGTCGTGCCACGAATGGCGCGCGCGACCATGGCGATCACGAACAAGGCGATGAAGATGAAGAACAGCACCTGAGCGATCCCGGCAGAGGCGCTGGCGATGCCGCCAAAGCCGAAAACAGCCGCGATCAGTGCGACGACGAGGAATGCGATAGCCCATCTGAGCATTGGTTCTCTCCTTTTCTGGTATGCATTTCCAACGCCCGACTTGGGGCTTGGTTCCAGAAAGGATCAGAAAATGCCCAAGTCGCCCAAGGCCGCCGTGATGTCTTCGCGTCGGAAGGGCTGTTGGACCATGCCTATGCCGGGGTCGTCGCAGGGCGCTCCATCAAGTACCAGGATCGGCACATCCAGGGCGCGCCACTGCGCGATGCGGTCTTTTGGCATCGACAAGAACGCCTCATGCGTCATGATCACGACGCGGACAGGCGTGATTGTGATCTGGGAGACGTCGCGCGCGACAGCGACGTCGCCCGCGCAACAGGACTCTAGGATTTCCAACAAATCCTGTGCAAAAATGGGGCTGTCGTGGATCACCAGACAGGGCGCCACGGTGGTCTTGGCAGATCGATCCATGGCGCTTTCAGTCGGTTTCGGAACATTCGCGCAGCGTGCACGTTTCATTCACTAACCCGGCGAAAACGTCGGTGCATTAAACTGTGACATAGCTGACGCGGGGAAAAATGGTTGTTGATTGCGCGAACTGTCCATTGCGAAAACTGGATCTCTTCGAGGACCTGACGCCCGACGGCGTGACCTTCATGCGGCGGTTCAAGTCCGGCGAGTTGAAGGTCGACGCGGGCACGACACTGCTGATGGAAGGGTCCAACAGCCCGCAATTGTTCACCGTCCTGAAGGGGATGGGCTTACGCTACAAGTTGCTGCCCGAGGGGGACCGGCAGGTTGTGAATTTCGTGATGCCCGGCGACTTTCTGGGCCTTCAGGCTGGTGTCATGGGCGAGATGAAGCACTCGGTCGAGGCAACGACCCCCATGGTTCTGTGTGTCTTCAACCGATCCGAATTGTGGAACCTGTTCAAGACCGAACCGGAGCGCGCCTTTGACCTGACGTGGAGCGCATCGGTTGAAGAGCATTTTCTGGGCGACGCGTTGACCTCGGTCGGCCAGATGACCGCCCTGCAAAGGATTGGCTGGGGCCTGTTGCGCTTCATGACGCGATGCGAAGCCTTGGGATTGGCCAAAGGCGCCCGCTGTCCGTTTCCCTATCGCCAGCAGGACTTGGCCGACGCGCTTGGGTTGTCGCTTGTGCATACCAACAAGACGCTGATGAAGCTGCGCGACAAGCAGATCCTTTCGGTGCAAGATGGAACCCTGAGCATCATGGATCGCGACCAGCTAAGCACAATGAGCCCCCTTGAAGTCGAACAACCTGCGCGGCGGCCGTTGATCTGAAATCATGATGTCTACTGATCGGACACGAAAAAGCCCGGCCAATCAGGCCGGGCTTGTCATTGGATTTATCTTCGAACTCGTCTGTGGATCACGCGTTCATCTGGCTCGATCGCGGCCCCAGGAAGAACCACAGGATGAAGCCCAACAGCGGCAGCACCAGCACGAGCAGGCACCAAAGCACCTTTTTCCCCGTTGATGCATTCGATCCGATGATCGAGACGATGGCCCAAATGGCCAAGCCCAACAGGATGATGCCGCCAATTCCAGTTACTTCCAGCATTGTATTGCTCCTTTCGCGCGGCTCAAGCCGCCTTCAATTCCGTACGTGATTTCAGGACGCGGCTTCCGTCCTCTTGCTCGATCAGAAACGCGGGCTCTTGGCTGCTGGCGTTGCGCGTCACCTCTGTGCCGCTGATCGTGCGCGTTACCTTTTCGGTGAAGCGCTCGGTGATTTTGCCCTCTGCGGTGCCCTCGCCCCACTCCCAAGCGACGCTGTCGCCGACGCTGAATGCCATCAGTCGGTTGCGGGCACGACCGTTGCCGGTGCGGCCTGCTCTTCATCCGGGACGTTGGTCCAACCGAGGAAGTAGAATGCCACGATTGCGGCGACGAAAAGCGCAATCGCGAGGCCCCAGAAGGACCCCTTGTGGCGACGGGCTTGCTTTTCGACGTTGGTATCTGGTGCGGACATGTTTGTTCTCCTTTCCGAGGGTAAACGCGACCTCGCGTGGTTTGGTTCCACAGCTTGTTGCAAACCTTGAAGCGATGCCGCTTATGCTTCCTCCTCGACCTCTGATTTCACCTGACCCCAGGCCAGCAGCGCGAAGACAAGCGTTCCGCCGACGATGTTGCCTGTCAGGACGGGCAAGAAGAACGAGAAGAGGGCCTGGCCAAGCACCAGGTCGCCTTGCAACAAAAGCACCCACATCTCGACCGAGCCGGCGATGATATGGGTGAAATCACCCGCCGCGATGAGCCATGTGAACAGCACGATCAACAATAGTTCACTGCCACTTTGGCTGGGGAGCATCCACACGATGGCCGCCACGAGGATGCCCGCAGGAATTGCGCGCATGAACCCCTCCAGCGGCGGAAAGCCGGTGGCGTGATAAGACAGGTCGTTGATCGTCGTCACGATTTCAGGGGCAAGCGCGCCGCCGAAAACGATGAAGGCGGCTGCAACCGCGGCACCAACAACATTGGCCACTAACACAATGACCCAAAGCTGCACGACAGCCACCAGACAGCTCATGCTGCGCTCGGCGGCAAGGGGCAGGATGGTGGTGATCGTGTTTTCGGTGAACAACTGCATCCGGCCCATGATGACCAGCAGAAAGCCGAAGCTATAGCCGAGGTTCTCGATCAGGTAACGTGAGGGCGTATCGGGCAGATAGGTGCGCAGGATCGCTTCCCCGATGACCGAGAATGAGATCAGGATGCCCGCCGCGATGCCCGAATAGATGAGAGATTTCGCGGGTCGCGACAGCTCTTCCTCCCCCTCACGGCGGATAACCTCGTAGACAAGTTTGGATGACAGAGACGTTGCCTCGTCAATGGCTTCTTCTTCGCGCATGGGACCCTCCGTGATGCAGGCCTCAACGTGGGTGGACGCAAAGAGTTCCCTCCAAAAAGGCGGGAACTTCACCGGGGCGGAGCGGTTGAGTGTGTCGAAAGGAGATCTACCATGACCAACACGCTCAATATCGTGCCCGACCCAGACACCGTCAAAACCGGT
It contains:
- a CDS encoding formate/nitrite transporter family protein; translated protein: MREEEAIDEATSLSSKLVYEVIRREGEEELSRPAKSLIYSGIAAGILISFSVIGEAILRTYLPDTPSRYLIENLGYSFGFLLVIMGRMQLFTENTITTILPLAAERSMSCLVAVVQLWVIVLVANVVGAAVAAAFIVFGGALAPEIVTTINDLSYHATGFPPLEGFMRAIPAGILVAAIVWMLPSQSGSELLLIVLFTWLIAAGDFTHIIAGSVEMWVLLLQGDLVLGQALFSFFLPVLTGNIVGGTLVFALLAWGQVKSEVEEEA
- a CDS encoding DUF2945 domain-containing protein, giving the protein MAFSVGDSVAWEWGEGTAEGKITERFTEKVTRTISGTEVTRNASSQEPAFLIEQEDGSRVLKSRTELKAA
- the recJ gene encoding single-stranded-DNA-specific exonuclease RecJ, with amino-acid sequence MSFLGVETSLTGRRWVGPSAEVERLAQTLVQRADVEPAVAAILARRGVQPEDVASFLAPSLRDLLPDPMTLKDMAPAATRLVTAARNGERIAIFADYDVDGGSSAALLIWWLRALGRQATLYIPDRIDEGYGPNDEAMAALAKDHDLIICVDCGTLSHGPIAAAKGADVMVLDHHLATAELPDCVAVVNPNRVDEDGASGHLCAAGVVFMVLVDANRRMREAGEKGPDLMDLLDLVALATVADVAPLIGVNRALVVQGLKVMARRQRPGLVALSDVGRLDRAPTSYHLGFVLGPRVNAGGRIGAADLGARCLSTDNMSEAEALAAKLDTLNTDRREIEQRVREAALAQAEARGLEAPLVWAAEDGWHPGVVGIVASRLKDQTRRPAIVIGFDGDDGKGSGRSVAGVDLGASIQKLAAEGLIQKGGGHKMAAGLSLSRMQLEPAMARLTELLAKQGAGTGGPADLRLDGTLMPAAATPELIEKIEAAGPYGAGAPAPRFALPALRIRHTRPVGETHLKLTLSDGGPVTLDAICFDAVRSGLDALQAHNGRSVHVAGRVELNHWQGRARVQLRLEDAAWAD
- a CDS encoding DUF1328 domain-containing protein, which produces MLRWAIAFLVVALIAAVFGFGGIASASAGIAQVLFFIFIALFVIAMVARAIRGTTS
- a CDS encoding PLDc N-terminal domain-containing protein translates to MLEVTGIGGIILLGLAIWAIVSIIGSNASTGKKVLWCLLVLVLPLLGFILWFFLGPRSSQMNA
- a CDS encoding Crp/Fnr family transcriptional regulator is translated as MVVDCANCPLRKLDLFEDLTPDGVTFMRRFKSGELKVDAGTTLLMEGSNSPQLFTVLKGMGLRYKLLPEGDRQVVNFVMPGDFLGLQAGVMGEMKHSVEATTPMVLCVFNRSELWNLFKTEPERAFDLTWSASVEEHFLGDALTSVGQMTALQRIGWGLLRFMTRCEALGLAKGARCPFPYRQQDLADALGLSLVHTNKTLMKLRDKQILSVQDGTLSIMDRDQLSTMSPLEVEQPARRPLI
- the gdhA gene encoding NADP-specific glutamate dehydrogenase — protein: MGREALLEGFMDRVVELAPDQPEFQQAVAHVARDVITIEKAHAGYARAKVLERLAEPDRIIGFRVTWLDDENEVQVNRGWRVQYCDAIGPYKGGLRFHPSVNQSVLKFLGFEQTFKNALTGLPLGGGEGGSDFDPSSHSEAEIMRFCQAFMRELAPYIGPDRDIPAGDINVGTREIGWLFAAYKAHAREFAGALTGKGQSFGGSAMRVEATGYGLIYFVEAMLAEQSADLQGARVAISGKGNVATHAAEKALARGARVVTLSDTSGTLLAEDGMTQDLIDWVRARKAAGEDIASPPGQTRFVDGAVPWEHEVDIALPCATQNELDAEMAQRLVDGSTKIVAEGANMPLTDGAREVIEQAAMLHAPGKASNAGGVAVSGLEMSQNSHRRFDRVAEVDADLKQIMCDIHKRVADEGRDGNRIDYSRGANIAGFRKAADAISAMGAI